ATTGTTCCCTAAACACAGAATAAGTGCATCAATAATTTGAGTATTAGAATGTATTTTGTTATAGAAACAAATGAAACCTATTGCATCAATAGCTTCCCTAATTGCAGGAATGTTATTTGTCTTTATTACATCCATTAAAACTGGTATAATCTCTTCTTTCATATGAGCTAAAAAGGTTGTAGCGATATTTTGACTCATCCATATACATAAAGCGACTAAATCTTTTGTTTGGTATTTACTGGTTCGTTGTACGAAACCAACATCTCTAGCAAGATCCCGTAAGGTATTTGGAAATAAAAAACTTTGAATCTCTTGAGCAAATAGTTGTAATTCATCAGATACAGAAATAGACATACAAAAACGCCATCCTTTCCTATGATTCTACAAAAAGAATAGCGTATTTTTTCATTTTAGAGGAGATTTTGTTGAATTAGCTTGATAGTGATTGGTGGTACCCCTTATAGGATAATAGAAGTTTGCATTTTTAATTTTTTCACACTCTATTAACAAGGCAGTTATAGCATCCTGGTTTAGCGTTAAGAATGTAAATATATTCTACTTCTTTATTATCAAAAATTCCATCTATATTTTCTCTTACATTTACACCTTCTGTAACCCTTGCTTCTACCATCATTGAGTCAGCATTGTAGCCGCGTACAGATAGATACCTATGATGTAACATATGCGGAATTTCATTTATATCTAGCTTAGCAGTAGTTGCTCCCTTTCGTATAAATATAGGACCACTTGCTTTATAAGGCGAATTAACACTATGATATTGGTAATTCAGTAAAATTACCTCTTCTCCTACCTCTGCATCCTTCAAACTTATCCTGCAAGGATATCCAGGATTTTTATTTGCTATTATTTTGACTGCCCCGATACTTTTTAATACTTCTTCATTCATTAGAAATAGGTTATTAAACTCCTTCTCTTGCAACGCAACGATTTGAAAGTTATTCCTCATATTCTACCCCTCCTTAATTAGTTGTTATAAAGCATTTCACTAATGATGTTACCACTAAAGTTCATAAAACTTGTTCAATAATCTTGCCCGTTTGTTGAGGATTGAATTAAAAAACTTACAATTCTATAACAGAGAAAAATGGCTTATTATTGTTCAATACAAAATTGTTTACTTTTAATCAATCAGTAATGATTTATCGAAAAATACGATGAGTGCAAAGCACTCTTGTTAATTCATGCTATCTTTTGTTAAAGAACGTGAATTCAGTCAAGTTCTTGGTTTACGGTATTTCCACTATGAAAAGCACGGAATTGACTCGGTGAAAATCCTGTATTTCTTTTAAATGCATTATAAAAGCTAGATACACTTTGATAGCCTGTTTGATAACCAATCTCTGTACTATTAAAGACCGTTGTCAAGAGAAGTTCCTTTGCTTTCTTAACTCTGATCCTTTCTAAATATATTCGAGGAGTATACCCTGTTCTTTCTTTGAAAATCCGATTTAAATGAAAACGACTAACTCCTACCCTTGATGCAATTTCATTTAAAGACATGTTTTGAACATAATTATTTTTTATCAATCGCATAGTATCTTTCAAAACGCATTCGAACGGATCGTATATTTTTATATTTAGATCTGATCGGCATCTTTTGCATGGGCGATAGCCTGCCCTTTGAGCTTCTTGCGCATTTGAAAAAAGGATACATTTTCATAATTAGGAACCTTAGACTTGCAAGAAGGCCGGCAGAAAACCCCAGTTGTCTTGACCGCGTAAAAGAATATCCCGTCATACGCTGAATCACATGTTACTGTTGCTTTCCACATGGTATCTCTGGAAAGGTTATTTTGATCCTTCATTAGATTTTAATCCTCCCTTGTAGGCGAAAATCTTATTACTCAAAATCATATAAATCGTATATATAGCCACGACAATTAACGGAACAAATATATACAATTGAAAAAATGGAATCACCAGCAAACATAAAATGAAAGAGATTAACGATGCCCACCATGCCGGTGTGTTCTTCCTAAATAATTTAACGCCTGCTGCCATTGAAAGAACATAAACTAAAATCCCAAGAGAAGTCGGTATAAACAAAATATCATCAAACGTTAGTGACAAAGCTTTTGTCACTAACACACCTGCTACCGAAAAACAGATAACAAACAATACCATCTGTCTTGGAATTTGAGTAGTTGCATGCAGCCTTGAGAAAAATTTTGGGAAAGCACCATCTCTGCTTAATGAATATCCTAATTGCGTTAGGCTGGCTACAAAAGCATTCGCTGTCCCTGTACAAATAATTAAAGCTAAAACAGCTGTAACGACTTTGGCACCTCCGCCTACTGTATCTCCCATTATAACACCAATAGGAGACAGGTTGCTTTCTTGACTGCCATACGTGGCCGTTCCAATAGTGACAAGGCTTAGCGCTAAAAATAATAATCCAATGACAACTGCACTAATAACTGCTCCTTTGACAATATCTTTTTCTGGCCTTTTAAAGTGCTCAGCCAGATTACAAATCGCCTCCCAACCGAAAAATGACCAAAAGATAACCGTTATAGCGTTCCCGACAGAAAACCATCCATTTGGAACAAAGGGATTAAAATTTCCCCATTGTATTCTTGGAAACGCCACAAATACAGCTGACGCAAAAAGAATCAGTAATAAAGAACTTAAAATCAATGCAACTTTACCACTAACATTTACGCCGTAATAATTGGAAACACCTGCAATTACCAAAATAAAGACGGCAATTAAAATTGTTTCAAAATGCGAAAATCCAAATGCCTGACTGACGTAAAAAGCACCAGTTAAAGATACAATCGTTTGACCAACTGCTGCTGTTACAAAGTAAAACCACCCAACGATATTGCCAAGATGATATCCAAAAGAATTTCTAACAAAGGTTGCTGCTCCACCGGAATCAGGAAATATCCGTGCCAAACTAGCAAAGGAATAAGCAAGCGGAAAACTAATTATAATAACGATAAACCAGGATACAATAGATGCAGGGCCCGCTATTGAGGCCGTTACCCCTGATAAAAATAGGACACCTGATCCTAAAATAGCTGAAATGTATAACGCAATTCCTTGAAATAATCCAATGGCTTTATTTTTCATGATCTCCCTCCTTTTATAGGATTTAGTGTACTAGTAAAGGGTGGGGAATTCTTCTTGTTTTTTGCGGTTTAATTCGTTTAATAAAACAATCAAAAGCATTTTTATTATATTTCTTCTTCAACAATCTGGCCCGATTGTTGAAGAAAGTAGCCTGTTCCAATAAAGAACTTTATTGTTCAGTAAACAACTTGTCATGAAACCATAAAACGAACCGAAATTTTTCTTAAGAGTAGAAAATTCGGCTCGCTTTATGTTGGGATTTGCTTAGCGTATATTTTCGTTAAAACGTGGGCGGGATCCCATTGCTATTAAACTAAGAATTTAAGTGTAATATCATTTAAGGGAATACTTAAGATACAAATAAAATATCTTTTCCAAGTGATACTGTTTTATTAAAGTCTATCCCGAGTTGTAGCTAGTTCAATGCGACTGTAAATTCGGAGTTCGG
This genomic window from Bacillus anthracis str. Vollum contains:
- a CDS encoding DUF1203 domain-containing protein; amino-acid sequence: MRNNFQIVALQEKEFNNLFLMNEEVLKSIGAVKIIANKNPGYPCRISLKDAEVGEEVILLNYQYHSVNSPYKASGPIFIRKGATTAKLDINEIPHMLHHRYLSVRGYNADSMMVEARVTEGVNVRENIDGIFDNKEVEYIYILNAKPGCYNCLVNRV
- a CDS encoding APC family permease, yielding MKNKAIGLFQGIALYISAILGSGVLFLSGVTASIAGPASIVSWFIVIIISFPLAYSFASLARIFPDSGGAATFVRNSFGYHLGNIVGWFYFVTAAVGQTIVSLTGAFYVSQAFGFSHFETILIAVFILVIAGVSNYYGVNVSGKVALILSSLLLILFASAVFVAFPRIQWGNFNPFVPNGWFSVGNAITVIFWSFFGWEAICNLAEHFKRPEKDIVKGAVISAVVIGLLFLALSLVTIGTATYGSQESNLSPIGVIMGDTVGGGAKVVTAVLALIICTGTANAFVASLTQLGYSLSRDGAFPKFFSRLHATTQIPRQMVLFVICFSVAGVLVTKALSLTFDDILFIPTSLGILVYVLSMAAGVKLFRKNTPAWWASLISFILCLLVIPFFQLYIFVPLIVVAIYTIYMILSNKIFAYKGGLKSNEGSK